From the genome of Cedecea lapagei, one region includes:
- the dxs gene encoding 1-deoxy-D-xylulose-5-phosphate synthase, which produces MSFDIAKYPTLALVDASPDLRVLPKESLPKLCDELRRYLLDSVSRSSGHFASGLGTVELTVALHYVYNTPFDQLIWDVGHQAYPHKILTGRRDKIGTIRQKGGLHPFPWRAESEYDVLSVGHSSTSISAGIGIAVAAEKEGKDRKTVCVIGDGAITAGMAFEAMNHAGDIRPDMLVVLNDNEMSISENVGALNNHLAQLLSGKLYSTLREGGKKVFSGVPPIKELLKRTEEHIKGMVVPGTLFEELGFNYIGPIDGHDVIGLVNTLKNMRSLKGPQFLHIMTKKGRGYAPAEKDPISFHAVPKFDPQSGTLPKSTGGLPSYSKIFGNWLCETAAHDDKLMAITPAMREGSGMVEFSRQYPDQYFDVAIAEQHAVTFAAGLAIGGYKPVVAIYSTFLQRAYDQVIHDVAIQKLPVMFAIDRAGIVGADGQTHQGAFDISFLRCIPDMVIMTPSDENECRLMLHTGYHYSEGPSAVRYPRGTGTGAELEPLSELPLGKGVVKREGEKIALLNFGTLLPEAAAAAEALNATLVDMRFVKPLDEALILELAAGHDSLVTLEENAIMGGAGSGVNEVLMAHRKPVPVLNLGLPDFFIPQGTQEEARAAIGLDAAGIEAKIRSWVS; this is translated from the coding sequence ATGAGTTTTGATATCGCCAAATACCCGACCCTCGCTCTGGTGGATGCCAGCCCGGATCTGCGAGTGCTGCCAAAAGAGAGCTTACCCAAGCTTTGCGATGAGCTGCGCCGTTATCTGCTGGACAGCGTAAGCCGCTCCAGCGGGCACTTTGCCTCCGGCCTCGGCACGGTCGAACTGACCGTGGCGCTGCATTACGTCTACAACACGCCGTTCGATCAACTCATCTGGGACGTAGGCCACCAGGCCTATCCACACAAAATTCTGACCGGCCGCCGCGATAAAATTGGCACCATTCGCCAGAAAGGCGGCCTGCATCCGTTCCCCTGGCGGGCGGAGAGCGAGTACGACGTGCTGAGCGTGGGGCACTCCTCCACCTCGATTAGCGCCGGTATCGGGATTGCCGTTGCCGCAGAAAAAGAAGGCAAAGACCGTAAAACCGTCTGCGTGATAGGCGACGGCGCAATCACCGCCGGCATGGCCTTTGAGGCGATGAACCACGCGGGCGATATCCGTCCGGACATGCTGGTCGTGCTTAACGATAACGAAATGTCGATTTCCGAGAACGTAGGCGCGCTGAACAACCATCTGGCGCAGCTGCTTTCCGGAAAGCTTTATTCGACGCTGCGTGAAGGCGGCAAAAAGGTCTTCTCCGGCGTACCGCCGATCAAAGAGCTGCTGAAGCGCACCGAAGAGCATATTAAGGGCATGGTTGTACCGGGCACGCTGTTTGAAGAGCTCGGCTTTAACTACATCGGGCCCATCGACGGCCATGACGTGATTGGCCTGGTGAATACGCTGAAGAACATGCGCAGCCTGAAAGGGCCGCAGTTCCTGCATATCATGACCAAAAAAGGGCGTGGCTACGCGCCAGCGGAAAAAGATCCGATTAGCTTCCATGCAGTGCCGAAGTTTGATCCGCAGAGCGGGACGCTGCCCAAAAGCACCGGTGGCCTGCCGAGCTACTCGAAGATTTTCGGCAACTGGTTATGCGAAACCGCAGCCCACGATGACAAGCTTATGGCCATTACCCCGGCCATGCGTGAAGGCTCGGGGATGGTGGAGTTTTCGCGCCAGTATCCCGACCAATATTTTGACGTGGCGATCGCCGAGCAGCACGCGGTCACCTTCGCGGCAGGCCTGGCGATTGGCGGCTACAAGCCGGTGGTGGCTATCTACTCCACCTTCCTGCAGCGCGCTTACGACCAGGTGATCCACGATGTAGCGATTCAGAAGCTGCCGGTGATGTTCGCCATCGATCGCGCGGGCATTGTCGGTGCCGACGGCCAGACGCACCAGGGAGCATTTGATATCTCCTTCCTGCGCTGCATTCCGGACATGGTAATCATGACCCCGAGCGATGAAAATGAATGTCGACTGATGCTGCATACCGGCTACCACTACAGCGAAGGTCCAAGCGCCGTACGTTATCCGCGTGGGACAGGTACAGGTGCAGAGCTGGAACCGCTTTCTGAGCTGCCTTTAGGTAAAGGCGTGGTGAAGCGCGAAGGCGAAAAAATTGCGCTGCTGAATTTTGGTACTTTACTGCCCGAGGCCGCTGCGGCAGCCGAAGCGCTGAACGCCACGCTGGTCGATATGCGCTTTGTGAAGCCGCTTGATGAAGCCCTGATTCTTGAGCTTGCCGCAGGCCACGACTCTCTGGTCACCCTTGAGGAAAACGCCATTATGGGCGGCGCCGGCAGCGGCGTGAACGAAGTGCTGATGGCGCACCGCAAGCCGGTTCCCGTGCTTAACCTTGGCCTGCCTGATTTCTTCATTCCTCAGGGCACCCAGGAAGAAGCTCGCGCCGCAATCGGCCTTGATGCCGCCGGTATCGAAGCTAAGATTCGGAGCTGGGTAAGTTAA
- a CDS encoding aldo/keto reductase — translation MQYTPLGTTDLKVSRLCLGCMTFGEPDRGSHAWTLPEESSREIIRHALDKGINFFDTSNNYSDGSSEEILGRALRDFARREDVVVATKVYNKVGDLPQGLSRPQILRAIDDSLKRLGTDYVDLLQIHRWDYNTPIEETLEALNDVVKAGKARYIGASSMRSDQFAKALALQSEEGWARFVTMQDHYNLIYREEELEMLPLCYKEKVAVIPWSPLARGKLTRPWGDTTARSVSDEVGKSLYQTNNENDALIAERLANVAAEKGASRAQVALAWLLSKPGVAAPVVGPSRQEQLDDLLGAVDLTLKSQEIAELETLYQPHPVAGYK, via the coding sequence GTGCAATACACCCCGTTAGGCACCACCGACCTTAAGGTCTCCCGCCTTTGCCTCGGCTGTATGACCTTTGGCGAACCGGATCGCGGAAGCCACGCCTGGACGCTGCCCGAAGAGAGCAGCCGGGAAATCATCCGCCACGCGCTGGATAAAGGGATAAATTTCTTCGATACCTCGAATAATTATTCCGACGGCAGCAGCGAAGAGATCCTTGGCCGTGCGCTGCGTGATTTTGCCCGCCGCGAGGATGTAGTCGTTGCGACTAAGGTTTATAACAAAGTCGGCGATCTCCCCCAGGGACTCTCCCGTCCACAAATTCTGCGCGCCATCGACGACAGCCTGAAACGGCTCGGCACCGACTATGTCGATCTGCTGCAAATCCACCGCTGGGACTACAACACCCCCATTGAAGAGACGCTTGAGGCGCTTAACGACGTAGTTAAGGCCGGTAAAGCACGCTATATCGGCGCCTCTTCAATGCGCAGCGATCAGTTTGCTAAGGCCCTCGCTTTGCAGTCTGAGGAAGGCTGGGCGCGGTTTGTCACGATGCAGGATCACTACAATCTGATTTACCGTGAAGAAGAGCTGGAGATGCTGCCGCTGTGCTACAAAGAAAAAGTCGCGGTGATCCCCTGGAGCCCGCTGGCGCGAGGCAAGCTGACTCGTCCGTGGGGAGATACCACGGCGAGATCCGTCTCAGATGAAGTCGGAAAATCTCTGTATCAGACGAACAATGAAAACGACGCCCTTATTGCTGAACGGCTGGCAAACGTCGCGGCCGAAAAAGGCGCTTCACGTGCGCAGGTGGCTCTGGCATGGCTGCTCAGCAAGCCGGGTGTCGCGGCCCCTGTCGTCGGTCCATCAAGGCAGGAACAGCTGGATGATTTACTGGGCGCGGTGGATTTAACGCTGAAGTCGCAGGAGATTGCCGAGCTGGAGACGCTTTACCAGCCTCATCCTGTGGCGGGATATAAATAA
- the thiL gene encoding thiamine-phosphate kinase, translating to MACGEFSLIARYFDRVTSSRRDVEAGIGDDCALLSVPEKQLLAISTDTLVSGNHFLPDIDPRDLGYKALAVNLSDLAAMGADPAWLTLAITLPEVDEEWLAAFSDSLFEQLDYYDMQLIGGDTTRGPLSLTLGIHGMIPAGRALKRSGAKAGDWIYVTGTPGDSAAGLAILLERLQVENKQHADYLLKRHLRPTPRVLHGQALRDLANSAIDLSDGLISDLGHLLKASDCGARIDLDLLPYSEAMREHVDPEQALKWAMSGGEDYELCFTVPELNRGALEVAIGNLGVPYTCIGQIVSASEGLQFIRQGKPVTLEMKGYDHFS from the coding sequence ATGGCATGCGGTGAGTTTTCCCTGATTGCCCGTTACTTCGATCGCGTAACAAGTTCCCGTCGTGATGTGGAAGCCGGTATTGGCGACGATTGTGCGTTGCTGTCGGTTCCTGAAAAACAGCTGCTGGCTATTAGCACCGATACGCTGGTCAGCGGCAATCACTTCCTGCCGGATATCGATCCGCGCGATTTGGGCTATAAAGCACTGGCGGTAAATTTAAGCGATCTGGCGGCAATGGGCGCAGATCCGGCGTGGCTTACGCTGGCAATAACGCTTCCTGAAGTCGATGAGGAGTGGCTTGCCGCGTTCAGCGACAGCCTGTTCGAACAGCTGGATTATTACGATATGCAGCTGATTGGCGGTGATACAACGCGAGGCCCGCTCTCTCTGACGCTGGGCATCCACGGTATGATCCCGGCCGGGCGCGCGCTTAAGCGCAGCGGGGCGAAGGCCGGAGACTGGATCTACGTCACCGGTACGCCGGGCGACAGCGCTGCCGGTCTGGCTATCCTGCTGGAGCGCCTGCAGGTAGAGAATAAGCAGCATGCGGATTATCTGCTCAAGCGGCACTTACGCCCGACGCCGCGCGTGTTGCACGGCCAGGCGCTGCGCGATCTGGCCAACAGCGCTATCGATCTCTCTGACGGCCTGATTTCCGACCTTGGACACCTGCTTAAGGCCAGCGACTGCGGAGCCCGTATCGATCTCGATCTGCTGCCTTATTCCGAGGCGATGCGTGAGCACGTGGATCCGGAGCAGGCGCTGAAGTGGGCGATGTCCGGCGGTGAGGATTATGAGCTGTGCTTCACCGTGCCGGAACTCAATCGCGGGGCGCTGGAGGTGGCTATCGGTAACCTGGGCGTGCCCTACACCTGCATCGGGCAGATTGTTTCTGCTTCGGAAGGGCTGCAGTTTATCCGTCAGGGTAAACCGGTGACGCTAGAGATGAAGGGCTACGACCACTTCTCGTAG
- the nusB gene encoding transcription antitermination factor NusB, with the protein MKPAARRRARECAVQALYSWQLSKNDIADVEYQFLAEQDVKDVDVIYFRELLSGVATNSEYLDGLMKPYLSRLLEELGQVEKAVLRIALFELSKRDDVPYKVAINEAIELAKTFGAEDSHKFVNGVLDKAAPAIRPHKK; encoded by the coding sequence GTGAAACCTGCTGCTCGTCGCCGCGCCCGTGAGTGTGCCGTCCAGGCGCTTTACTCCTGGCAGTTGTCTAAAAACGACATCGCTGATGTCGAATACCAGTTCCTGGCGGAACAGGACGTCAAAGACGTTGACGTTATCTACTTCCGCGAGCTGCTGAGCGGTGTGGCTACCAACAGCGAGTATCTGGATGGGCTGATGAAGCCTTATCTGTCTCGCCTGCTTGAAGAGCTGGGTCAGGTGGAAAAAGCGGTGCTGCGCATCGCGCTGTTTGAACTGTCCAAACGCGATGATGTGCCGTACAAAGTGGCCATCAACGAAGCGATTGAACTGGCTAAAACCTTCGGTGCCGAAGACAGCCATAAGTTCGTTAACGGCGTTCTCGACAAAGCCGCTCCAGCTATTCGTCCCCACAAGAAGTAA
- the ribH gene encoding 6,7-dimethyl-8-ribityllumazine synthase produces the protein MNIIEAAVATPDARVAITIARFNNFINDSLLEGAIDALKRIGQVKDENITVVWVPGAYELPLATNALAKTGKYDAVIALGTVIRGGTAHFEYVAGGASNGLLSVAHDCGIPVAFGVLTTESIEQAIERAGTKAGNKGAEAALTALEMINVLKAIKA, from the coding sequence ATGAACATTATTGAAGCTGCCGTTGCTACTCCTGACGCTCGCGTCGCCATCACCATCGCGCGTTTTAACAACTTCATCAACGACAGCCTGCTGGAAGGGGCTATCGACGCCCTGAAACGTATTGGCCAGGTGAAAGACGAAAATATCACCGTAGTTTGGGTACCGGGCGCTTACGAGCTGCCGCTGGCTACCAATGCACTGGCGAAAACCGGTAAATACGATGCTGTGATCGCGCTGGGTACCGTGATTCGCGGAGGCACTGCGCACTTCGAATACGTTGCCGGCGGTGCCAGCAACGGTCTGTTAAGCGTTGCTCATGACTGCGGTATTCCCGTTGCCTTCGGCGTGCTGACCACTGAAAGTATTGAACAAGCCATCGAACGCGCTGGCACTAAAGCCGGTAACAAAGGTGCAGAAGCTGCACTGACCGCGCTTGAAATGATTAATGTATTGAAAGCCATTAAGGCCTGA
- the ribD gene encoding bifunctional diaminohydroxyphosphoribosylaminopyrimidine deaminase/5-amino-6-(5-phosphoribosylamino)uracil reductase RibD, which yields MSLDEQFMARALELAKRGRFTTAPNPNVGCVIVKDGKIVGEGFHFRAGEPHAEVHALRMAGEQARGATAYVTLEPCSHHGRTPPCCDALIAAGVSRVVAAMQDPNPQVAGRGLYRLQQAGIEVSHGLMMNEAEALNRGFLKRMRTGFPYIQLKLGASLDGRTAMASGESKWITSPQARRDVQRQRAQSAAILSSSATVLADNPSLTVRWDELDGASQAIYAQQDLRQPIRIVVDRQNRVTPQHQIIANPGQTWLARSHADDQIWPEGVEQLLVPEHNGHLDLVVLMMQLGKRQVNSVWVEAGATLAGALLQAGLVDELIVYVAPKLLGNDARGLCELPGLEKLADVPEFSFSEVRQVGPDLCLHLTPVYGRQ from the coding sequence ATGTCCCTTGATGAACAGTTTATGGCTCGTGCGCTTGAGCTGGCAAAGCGCGGGCGTTTCACCACGGCGCCGAACCCCAATGTCGGCTGCGTGATTGTCAAAGACGGCAAAATTGTGGGAGAAGGATTCCATTTTCGTGCCGGTGAACCTCATGCAGAAGTACACGCTTTGCGTATGGCGGGTGAGCAGGCCCGGGGCGCAACGGCCTATGTGACGCTCGAGCCCTGCAGCCACCATGGGCGTACCCCGCCGTGCTGCGACGCCTTAATTGCCGCAGGCGTATCTCGTGTTGTCGCCGCCATGCAGGATCCCAATCCGCAGGTTGCCGGGCGTGGTCTCTATCGCCTGCAGCAGGCGGGCATCGAAGTCAGCCACGGCTTAATGATGAACGAGGCCGAAGCGCTGAACCGCGGTTTCCTCAAACGTATGCGCACCGGTTTTCCGTATATCCAGCTTAAACTCGGCGCCTCGCTGGATGGGCGTACCGCGATGGCGAGCGGAGAGAGCAAATGGATTACCTCTCCTCAGGCGCGTCGTGACGTTCAGCGTCAACGCGCACAAAGTGCCGCTATCCTCTCAAGCAGCGCAACCGTGCTGGCGGATAACCCGTCATTAACGGTACGCTGGGATGAACTGGATGGCGCCAGCCAGGCCATCTATGCTCAACAGGATTTACGCCAGCCGATTCGCATTGTGGTTGATCGTCAAAACCGCGTGACGCCGCAGCATCAGATTATCGCCAACCCGGGTCAGACCTGGCTTGCCCGCAGCCATGCCGATGATCAAATCTGGCCTGAAGGCGTTGAGCAACTGCTGGTGCCTGAACATAACGGCCATCTTGATTTGGTGGTGCTGATGATGCAGCTGGGCAAACGCCAGGTGAACTCTGTCTGGGTTGAGGCGGGGGCAACGCTTGCTGGTGCGCTGCTGCAGGCGGGCCTGGTGGATGAGCTTATTGTCTACGTCGCGCCAAAATTATTAGGCAATGATGCCCGCGGTTTGTGCGAGCTTCCAGGCCTTGAAAAACTTGCTGATGTGCCGGAGTTCAGCTTTAGCGAAGTCCGCCAGGTCGGTCCCGATTTGTGTCTGCACCTGACGCCCGTTTATGGACGCCAGTAA
- the nrdR gene encoding transcriptional regulator NrdR has product MHCPFCFAVDTKVIDSRLVGEGSSVRRRRQCLVCHERFTTFEVAELVMPRVVKSNEVREPFNEDKLRSGILKALEKRPVNSDDVEMAISHIKSHLRATGEREVPSKLIGNLVMEQLKKLDKVAYIRFASVYRSFEDIKEFGEEIARLQD; this is encoded by the coding sequence ATGCATTGCCCATTCTGTTTCGCCGTGGACACCAAAGTTATTGACTCTCGCCTGGTGGGTGAAGGCTCCTCGGTACGCCGTCGGCGCCAGTGCCTTGTTTGTCACGAACGCTTCACCACTTTTGAGGTTGCGGAGCTGGTGATGCCAAGAGTCGTGAAGAGTAATGAGGTACGCGAGCCTTTCAACGAAGACAAGCTGCGCAGCGGCATCCTGAAAGCGCTGGAAAAGCGCCCGGTCAACTCTGACGACGTGGAAATGGCCATCAGCCATATTAAGTCGCACCTTCGAGCAACCGGAGAACGTGAAGTCCCGAGTAAACTTATTGGTAACCTGGTGATGGAGCAGCTCAAAAAGCTGGATAAAGTCGCCTATATTCGCTTCGCATCGGTCTACCGTAGCTTTGAAGATATCAAAGAGTTCGGTGAAGAAATCGCCCGTTTACAGGATTAA
- a CDS encoding SadB/YajI family lipoprotein, which translates to MTKTYLRIILVSSLMSLTACAQQTEVRQMRSQIGSLNQEMTKLSQQTVKLTQQNALNAKSTSGVYLLPGSNTAARLNSQIGNLKMSLTNVAAEANGTRATLLIKGESNDPLPAFSGKVEWGQIQGTTNNFQEVNVQTQQIDAPASILAPSDISIPLRLSGITPEQLGFVRVHDIQPVSGAQPDPVQ; encoded by the coding sequence ATGACAAAGACTTACTTAAGAATTATCCTGGTTTCAAGCCTGATGAGCCTGACCGCCTGCGCCCAGCAAACCGAAGTGCGCCAGATGCGCAGCCAGATTGGCTCGCTAAATCAGGAGATGACCAAACTCAGCCAGCAAACGGTAAAACTTACCCAGCAAAATGCTCTGAACGCGAAGTCCACCAGCGGCGTTTACCTGCTGCCCGGTTCAAACACCGCGGCTCGCCTGAATAGCCAGATTGGTAATCTGAAAATGTCGCTGACCAACGTTGCGGCAGAAGCCAACGGTACCCGCGCCACGCTGCTGATCAAAGGGGAATCTAACGATCCGCTACCGGCCTTCAGCGGAAAAGTTGAGTGGGGCCAGATCCAGGGCACAACGAACAATTTCCAGGAAGTTAACGTCCAGACCCAGCAAATAGACGCTCCGGCCAGCATTCTTGCCCCAAGCGATATCTCGATCCCTCTGCGTCTGTCCGGGATTACGCCAGAGCAGTTAGGGTTTGTGCGCGTACACGATATTCAGCCGGTTTCCGGCGCACAGCCAGACCCTGTGCAATAG
- a CDS encoding nucleoside-specific channel-forming protein Tsx: MKKIILAAGTVLALSSSFSASAEEAKNSEYLSDWWHQSVNVVGSYHTRFGPQLRNDTYLEYEAFAKKDWFDFYGYVDAPVFFGGNTQAKGIWNHGSPLFMEIEPRFSIDKLTGTDLSFGPFKEWYFANNYIYDMGRNQANRQSTWYMGLGTDIDTGLPMSLSMNVYAKYQWQNYGASNENEWDGYRFKVKYFVPITSLWGGKLSYIGFTNVDWDSDLGNEQYRTNNSVASSHILSLNYDHLHYSFVARYFHNGGQWKDGDQPFFMNERVKSTGFGYYVVVGYNF; this comes from the coding sequence ATGAAAAAAATTATTCTGGCAGCCGGCACCGTTCTGGCGCTTTCCAGCTCCTTCTCTGCCAGCGCAGAAGAAGCAAAAAACAGCGAATACCTCTCCGACTGGTGGCACCAAAGCGTTAACGTGGTCGGCAGCTACCACACCCGTTTCGGGCCGCAGCTGCGCAACGATACCTACCTGGAATACGAAGCGTTCGCCAAAAAAGATTGGTTCGATTTCTACGGCTACGTGGATGCGCCGGTCTTCTTCGGCGGTAACACTCAGGCAAAAGGCATCTGGAACCACGGCTCCCCACTGTTTATGGAAATCGAACCGCGCTTCTCCATCGACAAGCTGACCGGCACCGACCTGAGCTTTGGCCCGTTCAAAGAGTGGTACTTCGCGAACAACTACATTTACGACATGGGTCGTAACCAGGCCAACCGTCAGAGCACCTGGTATATGGGTCTGGGTACCGATATCGATACCGGCCTGCCGATGAGCCTGTCGATGAACGTATACGCCAAATACCAGTGGCAGAACTACGGTGCCTCTAACGAAAACGAGTGGGATGGCTACCGCTTCAAGGTGAAATACTTCGTGCCGATCACCTCCCTGTGGGGCGGCAAGCTGAGCTATATCGGTTTCACCAACGTTGACTGGGACTCTGACCTCGGCAACGAGCAGTACCGTACCAACAACTCCGTTGCTTCCAGCCACATTCTGTCGCTGAACTACGATCACCTGCACTACTCCTTCGTGGCTCGTTACTTCCATAACGGTGGCCAGTGGAAAGATGGCGATCAGCCGTTCTTCATGAACGAGCGCGTGAAGTCTACTGGCTTCGGCTACTACGTGGTTGTCGGTTACAACTTCTAA
- the secF gene encoding protein translocase subunit SecF: MAQEYTVEQLNHGRKVYDFMRWDNWAFGISGILLILSVAIIGVKGFNWGLDFTGGTVIEIGLEKPAELDTMRAALQKAGFEEPLVQNFGSSRDIMVRMPPAKGETGGQVLGSKVVSVINEATSQNAAVKRIEFVGPSVGADLAQNGAMALLVALLSILVYVGFRFEWRLAAGVVIKLAHDVVITMGVLSLFHIEIDLTIVASLMSVIGYSLNDSIVVSDRIRENFRKIRRGTPYEIFNVSLTQTLQRTLITSGTTLVVILMLYLFGGALLKGFSLTMLIGVTIGTVSSIYVASALALKLGMKREHMLQQKVEKEGADQPSILP, translated from the coding sequence GTGGCACAGGAATATACTGTTGAACAATTGAACCACGGCCGTAAAGTCTATGACTTTATGCGCTGGGATAACTGGGCCTTCGGCATCTCCGGCATTCTGCTGATCCTTTCCGTTGCGATTATCGGCGTGAAAGGTTTCAACTGGGGCCTGGACTTTACCGGCGGTACGGTTATCGAAATTGGGCTGGAAAAACCAGCCGAGCTGGACACCATGCGCGCCGCGCTGCAGAAGGCTGGCTTTGAAGAGCCGCTGGTGCAGAACTTCGGCAGCAGCCGGGATATCATGGTGCGCATGCCGCCTGCTAAAGGCGAAACCGGCGGCCAGGTGCTCGGCAGCAAGGTTGTGAGCGTGATTAACGAAGCGACCAGCCAGAATGCGGCAGTGAAACGTATTGAGTTTGTCGGCCCGAGCGTGGGTGCGGATCTGGCTCAAAATGGTGCGATGGCCCTGCTTGTCGCGCTGCTGTCGATTCTGGTGTACGTAGGGTTCCGCTTCGAGTGGCGTCTGGCTGCCGGTGTGGTTATCAAGCTGGCGCACGACGTGGTGATCACCATGGGCGTGCTGTCGCTGTTCCATATCGAAATTGACCTGACCATCGTCGCGTCGTTGATGTCGGTTATCGGCTACTCGCTGAACGACAGCATCGTGGTTTCGGACCGTATTCGTGAAAACTTCCGCAAGATCCGCCGCGGGACGCCTTACGAGATCTTTAACGTCTCCCTGACCCAGACGCTGCAAAGGACCTTGATCACCTCCGGTACTACCTTAGTGGTTATTCTGATGCTGTATCTGTTCGGTGGGGCTCTGCTGAAGGGCTTCTCCCTGACGATGCTTATCGGCGTCACCATCGGTACCGTTTCCTCTATCTACGTCGCCTCTGCGCTGGCGTTGAAGCTGGGCATGAAGCGCGAGCACATGCTGCAGCAGAAGGTAGAGAAAGAAGGGGCGGATCAGCCGTCCATTCTGCCGTAA
- the secD gene encoding protein translocase subunit SecD has product MLNRYPLWKYIMLIVVLAIGLLYALPNLYGEDPAVQLTGVRGAAASEQTLIQVENTLKQEKITAKSVALEEGAILARFDSTDTQLRAREALMSVMGDNYVVALNLAPATPRWMSTIGANPMKLGLDLRGGVHFLMEVDMDTALGKLQEQNIDGLRSDLRDKGIAYTNVRKADNYGVDIVFRDSASRDAARDYLSSRHRELVFSNQGSNTLRAVMSDARLSEAREYAVQQNINILRNRVNQLGVAEPLVQRQGADRIVVELPGIQDTARAKEILGATATLEFRLVNTNVDATAAASGRVPGDSEVKPTREGQPVVLYKRVILTGDHITDSTSSMDEYNQPQVNISLDSAGGNIMSNFTKDNIGKPMATLFVEYKDSGKKDANGRSVLMKEEEVINVANIQSRLGNSFRITGISNPNEARQLSLLLRAGALIAPIQIVEERTIGPTLGLENIKQGLEACLAGLVVSIIFMLFFYKKFGLIATSALLANLVLIVGIMSLLPGATLTMPGIAGVVLTLAVAVDANVLINERIKEELRNGRSVQQAIDEGYKGAFSSIFDANITTLIKVIILYAVGTGAIKGFAITTGIGVATSMFTAIVGTRAIVNLLYGGKRINKLSI; this is encoded by the coding sequence GTGTTAAACCGTTATCCTTTGTGGAAGTACATCATGCTGATCGTCGTGCTTGCGATTGGTCTGCTGTATGCGCTTCCCAACCTGTATGGTGAGGATCCGGCCGTTCAATTAACTGGCGTGCGCGGTGCCGCCGCCAGTGAACAAACGCTGATCCAGGTCGAAAACACCTTAAAACAAGAAAAAATTACCGCTAAGTCTGTGGCGCTGGAAGAGGGCGCTATTCTCGCTCGCTTCGACTCTACTGATACCCAGCTGCGTGCTCGTGAAGCGCTGATGAGCGTGATGGGCGACAACTATGTTGTGGCGCTTAACCTCGCTCCGGCTACTCCTCGCTGGATGTCGACTATCGGTGCGAACCCGATGAAGCTCGGCCTTGACCTGCGCGGCGGCGTTCACTTCCTGATGGAAGTGGATATGGACACTGCGCTTGGCAAACTCCAGGAACAGAATATCGACGGTCTGCGTAGCGACCTGCGCGACAAGGGCATCGCCTACACTAACGTGCGCAAAGCGGACAACTACGGCGTAGACATCGTCTTCCGTGACTCGGCCTCGCGCGATGCTGCCAGAGATTATCTCTCTTCTCGTCATCGTGAGCTGGTGTTCTCAAACCAGGGCAGCAACACGCTGCGTGCCGTGATGAGTGATGCTCGCCTGAGCGAAGCGCGTGAATACGCGGTACAGCAGAACATTAATATCCTGCGTAACCGTGTTAACCAGCTCGGCGTAGCCGAACCGCTGGTACAGCGTCAGGGCGCTGACCGCATCGTGGTTGAGCTGCCGGGTATTCAGGACACCGCTCGCGCGAAAGAAATCCTTGGTGCGACCGCGACGCTGGAATTCCGTCTGGTTAACACGAATGTGGATGCAACTGCTGCAGCCTCTGGCCGTGTACCGGGCGACTCCGAAGTGAAACCGACTCGTGAAGGTCAGCCGGTTGTGCTGTACAAGCGAGTGATTCTGACCGGTGACCACATCACTGACTCCACGTCCAGCATGGATGAATACAACCAGCCACAGGTCAACATCTCCCTGGACAGCGCTGGCGGTAACATCATGTCTAACTTCACCAAAGACAACATCGGTAAGCCGATGGCAACGCTCTTTGTGGAGTACAAGGACAGCGGTAAGAAAGACGCGAATGGCCGTTCCGTTCTGATGAAAGAAGAAGAAGTTATCAACGTGGCGAACATTCAGTCTCGCCTGGGTAACAGCTTCCGTATCACCGGGATCAGCAACCCGAATGAAGCTCGCCAGCTCTCTCTGCTGCTGCGTGCCGGTGCGCTGATTGCGCCGATTCAGATTGTTGAAGAGCGTACCATTGGTCCAACCCTGGGTCTGGAAAACATCAAGCAGGGCCTGGAAGCGTGTCTGGCGGGTCTGGTGGTCTCCATCATCTTCATGCTGTTCTTCTATAAGAAGTTTGGCCTGATTGCGACCTCTGCGCTGCTGGCTAACCTGGTGCTGATTGTCGGGATTATGTCCCTGCTGCCGGGGGCAACGCTGACCATGCCGGGTATTGCGGGTGTCGTCTTAACCCTTGCGGTAGCGGTGGATGCCAACGTACTGATCAACGAACGTATCAAAGAAGAGCTGCGAAACGGGCGTTCGGTACAGCAGGCGATTGATGAGGGCTATAAGGGCGCGTTCAGCTCCATTTTCGATGCCAACATCACCACGCTTATCAAAGTTATCATCCTGTATGCCGTAGGCACCGGGGCGATCAAAGGGTTTGCTATTACCACCGGTATTGGCGTTGCGACCTCGATGTTTACCGCAATCGTCGGCACCCGTGCCATCGTGAACCTGTTGTATGGCGGCAAACGCATCAACAAGCTGTCTATCTGA